In the Vespa crabro chromosome 10, iyVesCrab1.2, whole genome shotgun sequence genome, one interval contains:
- the LOC124427682 gene encoding probable glucosamine 6-phosphate N-acetyltransferase produces MNLEQDVYRTEAGIELFNKNILERLTLPHVEGLLLRPLRSTDYDKGFLELLAQLTEVGKVNKEQFLNKFQSMKNTGIYYIIVIEDTHSTKVIGSATLISEQKFIHNCALRGRLEDVVVNNNYRGKHLGKLLINVILQLARYLHCYKISLDCRDNLIPFYESLGFKREPNNANSLNIRFSNESTTEQSHL; encoded by the exons atgaatttagaaCAG GATGTCTATCGTACAGAAGCAGGAATTGAActgttcaataaaaatatattggaaCGATTAACATTACCACATGTTGAAGGTTTGTTGTTACGACCTCTTAGATCTACTGATTATGATAAAG GATTTTTAGAACTTTTGGCACAATTAACAGAAGtaggaaaagtaaataaagaacAGTTTCTAA ACAAGTTCCAAAGTATGAAAAATACAGGAATTTATTACATCATTGTTATAGAAGATACACATAGTACTAAGGTAATTGGAAGTGCCACTTTGATATCAGAGCAAAAGTTTATTCATAACTGTGCATTG CGTGGACGTTTGGAAGATGTGGtcgtgaataataattatagaggTAAACATTTGGGTAAATtacttattaatgttattttgcaACTGGCCCGCTATTTacattgttataaaatatctttggaTTGCCGAGATAATCTCATACCATTCTATGAAAGTCTAGGTTTTAAAAGAGAACCTAATAATGCGAATAGTCTTAATATAAGATTCTCAAATGAAAGTACTACTGAACAATCTCATTTGTGA
- the LOC124427681 gene encoding N-terminal kinase-like protein isoform X2 produces MVYLVTERVEPLQNRLSRKLDSEDVIKIDLYFSWGIFQVTRALNFLNNDGNLRHNNVNLWAVFVNEESGEWKLGGVEYMTAVDTLYTKLPSNFEVYQPPEIKENAKPATKCSIDMWGLGCLIWETFNGPLNTLTQLKNISKIPKQLAAVYQELTGNNAEGRPNPADVIARCRSNGGFFKNNLVDALLFLEEIQMKERGEKGRFFSQLAGQLNSFPKGVGRFKILPQLLAAFEFGDAGSAVLPPLLQLGSQLPDSEYQRRVVPCVVKLFASNVRATRLRLLQQLDRYIDHLQPATVNEAIFPQVARGFLDMNPAIREQTIKSVVHLAPKLDYNNLNVETLRYFAKLQSKDEMGGIRTNTTVCLGKIAQHLHPQIRQKVLIGAFIRGTRDSFPPARTASILALAATQQYFLLQEVANRILPALCPLTTDVDKEVRDNAFRTIRGFLSKLERVSEDPGLRESMEADVNTATPSLSNAAATWAGWAVAAVTAKFYRSQSDTPKSSNSHNTSRILLNKPASLEQASSSQSSASTTATTSSTTSMTSLDHDHEHDIPNTTNTNSDCDWDCWDADNWGDMEQQPSTSVPSNSATNISISSHSPKAHDQWTSLEEEPEEEAVQGIENKNEGVEVGWEDSEFQPLEDIQPIEQIGIPSGNNKFEEAKRKRDERKLARQRQMEAKRAIKLRTNTINKKL; encoded by the exons ATGGTTTATTTAGTGACTGAAAGAGTAGAACCATTACAGAATCGTCTTTCACGCAAATTAGATTCTGAAGATGTTATCAAAAtagatttgtatttttcttggGGAATATTTCAAGTCACA AGGGCATTGAATTTCTTAAATAACGATGGTAATTTACGACACAACAATGTCAATTTGTGGGCTGTATTTGTAAATGAGGAAAGTGGTGAATGGAAACTTGGAGGAGTTGAATATATGACTGCTGTGGatacattatatacaaaattgcCTTCAAATTTTGAAGTATATCAACCAccagaaattaaagaaaatgcaAAGCCAGCTACTAAATG ctCAATTGACATGTGGGGACTTGGCTGCCTGATCTGGGAAACATTTAATGGTCCACTTAATACCCTTACTCaacttaaaaatattagtaaa aTACCGAAACAGTTAGCAGCTGTATATCAGGAACTAACAGGCAACAATGCAGAAGGAAGACCAAATCCTGCAGATGTGATAGCACGCTGTCGTAGCAATGGAGGATTTTTCAAAAACAATCTTGTTGATgcacttttatttttagaagaaattcagatgaaagaaagaggagaaaagggaCGTTTTTTTTCACAACTTGCTGgtcaattaaattcatttccgAAAGGTGTTGGAAGATTTAAGATTTTACCACAATTACTAGCTGCTTTTGAGTTCGGAGATGCTGGGAGTGCAGTATTGCCTCCTTTATTGCAATTAGGTAGTCAGTTACCTGATTCTGAATATCAACGTCGTGTAGTACCTTGTGTTGTGAAATTATTTGCATCCAATGTTCGAGCAACTAGACTACGATTACTACAGCaattagatagatatatagatcatCTCCAACCAGCAACTGTAAATGAAGCAATTTTCCCGCAG GTAGCACGAGGCTTTTTAGATATGAATCCAGCAATTAGAGAACAAACTATAAAATCAGTTGTGCATTTAGCTCCTAAATTAGATTATAACAATCTTAATGTTGAAACATTAAGGTATTTTGCAAAACTTCAATCAAAGGATGAAATGGGTGGTATTCGTACAAATACAACTGTCTGTCTTGGAAAAATTGCTCAACATCTCCATCCACAGATAAGACAGAAG gtcTTAATAGGGGCATTTATAAGAGGTACACGTGACTCATTTCCACCTGCTAGAACTGCAAGTATTCTAGCTTTAGCAGCAACACAACAATACTTCCTATTGCAAGAAGTAGCAAATCGGATTTTACCTGCTTTATGTCCACTTACTACAGATGTTGATAAAGAAGTGAGGGATAATGCATTTCGAACTATACGTGGATTCTTATCTAAGCTTGAAAGAGTTTCAGAAGATCCAGGACTTCGCGAATCAATGG AGGCTGATGTAAATACTGCTACACCTAGTTTGAGTAATGCTGCAGCAACATGGGCTGGATGGGCTGTAGCTGCAGTTACTGCAAAATTTTACCGTAGTCAATCGGATACACCAAAATCATCAAACTCTCATAATACAtctagaattttattaaataaacctGCTTCTCTAG AACAAGCCAGCAGTTCACAAAGTAGTGCAAGTACAACTGCTACAACAAGTAGTACAACAAGTATGACATCTCTTGATCATGATCATGAACATGATATTCCTAACACTACAAATACAAATTCTGACTGTGATTGGGACTGTTGGGATGCTGATAATTGGGGTGACATGGAGCAACAGCCTTCAACATCTGTTCCATCTAATTCAGCtactaatatttcaatatcttcTCATTCTCCCAAAGCCCATGATCAATGGACAAGTCTTGAAGAAGAACCA GAAGAAGAAGCAGTACAGGgaatagagaataaaaatgaaggagTTGAAGTAGGTTGGGAAGATTCTGAATTTCAACCACTTGAAGATATACAGCCTATAGAACAGATAG GTATACCTAGTGGAAACAATAAATTTGAAGAggctaaaagaaaaagagatgaacgGAAATTAGCTAGACAAAGACAAATGGAAGCAAAGAGAGCTATAAAATTAAGAactaatacaattaataaaaaactttaa
- the LOC124427681 gene encoding N-terminal kinase-like protein isoform X1, with product MWSFFARDPTKDFPYEIGEPVPGLENKSIWTLHKAKRKGSTVGEDVSVFVFEVKNGGEHYLDIARTAVKRLKTLRHPSILAYFDSLETDKMVYLVTERVEPLQNRLSRKLDSEDVIKIDLYFSWGIFQVTRALNFLNNDGNLRHNNVNLWAVFVNEESGEWKLGGVEYMTAVDTLYTKLPSNFEVYQPPEIKENAKPATKCSIDMWGLGCLIWETFNGPLNTLTQLKNISKIPKQLAAVYQELTGNNAEGRPNPADVIARCRSNGGFFKNNLVDALLFLEEIQMKERGEKGRFFSQLAGQLNSFPKGVGRFKILPQLLAAFEFGDAGSAVLPPLLQLGSQLPDSEYQRRVVPCVVKLFASNVRATRLRLLQQLDRYIDHLQPATVNEAIFPQVARGFLDMNPAIREQTIKSVVHLAPKLDYNNLNVETLRYFAKLQSKDEMGGIRTNTTVCLGKIAQHLHPQIRQKVLIGAFIRGTRDSFPPARTASILALAATQQYFLLQEVANRILPALCPLTTDVDKEVRDNAFRTIRGFLSKLERVSEDPGLRESMEADVNTATPSLSNAAATWAGWAVAAVTAKFYRSQSDTPKSSNSHNTSRILLNKPASLEQASSSQSSASTTATTSSTTSMTSLDHDHEHDIPNTTNTNSDCDWDCWDADNWGDMEQQPSTSVPSNSATNISISSHSPKAHDQWTSLEEEPEEEAVQGIENKNEGVEVGWEDSEFQPLEDIQPIEQIGIPSGNNKFEEAKRKRDERKLARQRQMEAKRAIKLRTNTINKKL from the exons atgtGGTCTTTTTTTGCGAGAGACCCTACAAAGGATTTTCCATATGAAATTGGAGAACCTGTTCCAggtttagaaaataaaagtatctgGACGTTACATAAAGCTAAaagaaag GGTTCTACTGTGGGAGAAGATGTGTCCGTGTTCGTATTTGAAGTCAAAAATGGTGGAGAACATTACTTGGATATTGCACGCACAGCAGTCAAAAGACTTAAAACACTCAGACATCCAAGTATACTTGCATATTTTGATAGTCTTGAG aCAGATAAAATGGTTTATTTAGTGACTGAAAGAGTAGAACCATTACAGAATCGTCTTTCACGCAAATTAGATTCTGAAGATGTTATCAAAAtagatttgtatttttcttggGGAATATTTCAAGTCACA AGGGCATTGAATTTCTTAAATAACGATGGTAATTTACGACACAACAATGTCAATTTGTGGGCTGTATTTGTAAATGAGGAAAGTGGTGAATGGAAACTTGGAGGAGTTGAATATATGACTGCTGTGGatacattatatacaaaattgcCTTCAAATTTTGAAGTATATCAACCAccagaaattaaagaaaatgcaAAGCCAGCTACTAAATG ctCAATTGACATGTGGGGACTTGGCTGCCTGATCTGGGAAACATTTAATGGTCCACTTAATACCCTTACTCaacttaaaaatattagtaaa aTACCGAAACAGTTAGCAGCTGTATATCAGGAACTAACAGGCAACAATGCAGAAGGAAGACCAAATCCTGCAGATGTGATAGCACGCTGTCGTAGCAATGGAGGATTTTTCAAAAACAATCTTGTTGATgcacttttatttttagaagaaattcagatgaaagaaagaggagaaaagggaCGTTTTTTTTCACAACTTGCTGgtcaattaaattcatttccgAAAGGTGTTGGAAGATTTAAGATTTTACCACAATTACTAGCTGCTTTTGAGTTCGGAGATGCTGGGAGTGCAGTATTGCCTCCTTTATTGCAATTAGGTAGTCAGTTACCTGATTCTGAATATCAACGTCGTGTAGTACCTTGTGTTGTGAAATTATTTGCATCCAATGTTCGAGCAACTAGACTACGATTACTACAGCaattagatagatatatagatcatCTCCAACCAGCAACTGTAAATGAAGCAATTTTCCCGCAG GTAGCACGAGGCTTTTTAGATATGAATCCAGCAATTAGAGAACAAACTATAAAATCAGTTGTGCATTTAGCTCCTAAATTAGATTATAACAATCTTAATGTTGAAACATTAAGGTATTTTGCAAAACTTCAATCAAAGGATGAAATGGGTGGTATTCGTACAAATACAACTGTCTGTCTTGGAAAAATTGCTCAACATCTCCATCCACAGATAAGACAGAAG gtcTTAATAGGGGCATTTATAAGAGGTACACGTGACTCATTTCCACCTGCTAGAACTGCAAGTATTCTAGCTTTAGCAGCAACACAACAATACTTCCTATTGCAAGAAGTAGCAAATCGGATTTTACCTGCTTTATGTCCACTTACTACAGATGTTGATAAAGAAGTGAGGGATAATGCATTTCGAACTATACGTGGATTCTTATCTAAGCTTGAAAGAGTTTCAGAAGATCCAGGACTTCGCGAATCAATGG AGGCTGATGTAAATACTGCTACACCTAGTTTGAGTAATGCTGCAGCAACATGGGCTGGATGGGCTGTAGCTGCAGTTACTGCAAAATTTTACCGTAGTCAATCGGATACACCAAAATCATCAAACTCTCATAATACAtctagaattttattaaataaacctGCTTCTCTAG AACAAGCCAGCAGTTCACAAAGTAGTGCAAGTACAACTGCTACAACAAGTAGTACAACAAGTATGACATCTCTTGATCATGATCATGAACATGATATTCCTAACACTACAAATACAAATTCTGACTGTGATTGGGACTGTTGGGATGCTGATAATTGGGGTGACATGGAGCAACAGCCTTCAACATCTGTTCCATCTAATTCAGCtactaatatttcaatatcttcTCATTCTCCCAAAGCCCATGATCAATGGACAAGTCTTGAAGAAGAACCA GAAGAAGAAGCAGTACAGGgaatagagaataaaaatgaaggagTTGAAGTAGGTTGGGAAGATTCTGAATTTCAACCACTTGAAGATATACAGCCTATAGAACAGATAG GTATACCTAGTGGAAACAATAAATTTGAAGAggctaaaagaaaaagagatgaacgGAAATTAGCTAGACAAAGACAAATGGAAGCAAAGAGAGCTATAAAATTAAGAactaatacaattaataaaaaactttaa